A single Lactuca sativa cultivar Salinas chromosome 8, Lsat_Salinas_v11, whole genome shotgun sequence DNA region contains:
- the LOC128127687 gene encoding ATP synthase subunit alpha, chloroplastic-like yields the protein MVTIQADKISNIIRERIEQYNREVKIVNTGTVLQVGDGIARIHGLDEVMAGELVEFEEGTIGIALNLESTNVGVVLMGDGLLIQEGSSVKATGRIAQIPVSEAYLGRVINALAKPIDGRGEISSSEYRLIESPAPGIISRRSVYEPLQTGLISIDLMIPIGRGQRELIIGDRQTGKTAVATYTILNQQGKNVICVYVAIGQKASSVAQVVTNFQERGAMEYTIVVAETADSPATLQYLAPYTGAALAEYFMYRERHTSIIYDDPRAIQASCC from the coding sequence ATGGTAACCATTCAAGCCGACAAAATTAGTAATATTATCCGTGAACGTATTGAGCAATATAATAGAGAAGTAAAGATTGTAAATACCGGTACCGTACTTCAAGTAGGTGATGGCATTGCTCGTATTCATGGTCTTGATGAAGTAATGGCGGGTGAATTAGTAGAATTTGAAGAGGGTACAATAGGCATTGCTCTTAATTTGGAATCAACTAATGTTGGTGTTGTATTAATGGGTGATGGTTTGCTGATACAAGAAGGGAGTTCTGTAAAAGCAACAGGAAGAATTGCTCAGATACCAGTGAGTGAGGCCTATTTGGGTCGTGTTATAAACGCGCTGGCTAAACCTATTGATGGTAGAGGTGAAATTTCATCTTCtgaatataggttaattgaatcGCCCGCTCCAGGGATTATTTCTCGACGTTCTGTATATGAGCCTCTTCAAACAGGGCTTATTTCTATTGATTTAATGATTCCGATAGGACGTGGTCAACGCGAATTAATTATTGGGGACAGGCAAACCGGTAAAACAGCAGTAGCAACATATACAATTCTAAATCAACAAGGCAAAAATGTAATATGCGTTTATGTAGCTATTGGTCAAAAAGCATCTTCTGTGGCTCAGGTAGTGACTAATTTCCAGGAAAGGGGCGCGATGGAATATACCATTGTGGTAGCCGAAACGGCGGATTCCCCTGCTACATTACAATACCTCGCTCCTTATACAGGAGCAGCTCTGGCTGAATATTTTATGTACCGTGAACGACACACTTCAATCATTTATGATGATCCCAGAGCAATACAAGCGTCGTGCTGCTAG